The following coding sequences lie in one Pirellulales bacterium genomic window:
- a CDS encoding DUF2617 family protein: MLSVRPKVAELLFHVYGRALHPELFEVHSSRSVERGGYQATINITSAGHVVAWRYQGITLTEVAASAQHPLPQKRRLLSYLLKGERNDRVECRGGVRYQMSFQLETVDPQLFWTFQQELALDGKHQGMLHRFDSSGRMALGALSYINVETRNRSLLVQAFHTFPDDYAIVKSQSLFELP; the protein is encoded by the coding sequence GTGTTGTCCGTTCGACCGAAGGTTGCCGAGTTGTTGTTTCATGTTTATGGACGCGCGTTGCACCCCGAGCTTTTCGAGGTCCATTCCTCACGCTCCGTCGAGCGCGGCGGCTATCAGGCGACGATCAATATCACGAGCGCCGGTCACGTCGTCGCTTGGCGCTACCAAGGCATCACGCTCACGGAAGTGGCCGCCAGCGCCCAGCATCCGCTGCCGCAAAAGCGCCGGCTGCTCTCCTATCTGCTGAAGGGGGAGCGCAACGATCGCGTCGAATGCCGCGGCGGCGTGCGCTACCAGATGAGCTTCCAACTCGAGACCGTCGATCCCCAACTTTTCTGGACGTTTCAACAGGAACTAGCTCTCGACGGAAAGCACCAGGGCATGCTCCACCGCTTCGATTCCAGTGGCCGAATGGCGCTGGGCGCGCTGAGCTACATCAACGTGGAAACGCGCAACCGCAGCTTGCTAGTGCAAGCGTTTCACACTTTCCCCGACGACTACGCGATCGTCAAAAGCCAGTCGCTATTCGAGTTGCCATAA